The sequence CAATACTGGGTTAACTAAGAAAAGTTAGGGTTATTTAAGAAGAACATTCGTCGTAACTATACCCGGTAATCCAAAGTCAACGAAGAAATTCAGGGTTTGTTACATCTCCAAAAAAGGAGGATTTATGCAAGACCACCAATGGTATCGGCCCATGTCTCAATTTTCTTGATATGAGGTTTGAGTTAAAGATCTTCACCGCTTCAGCAAATTTGCCGGATTATTGTACTATCCTGAGATGATTCCCTCCTTCATAATGACCCTGTCCTGAGCAACCTGACCTTGCCGGGGGGTGTCAGAAAAAAGAAGAGGATCGTGTCTGTTCTGGTTATGAGTCACACGGACAAGGCACGAAACTCACCAGCCTTTCTACCCATCAATCTTATACTTCCCTTCCGGAATATTGATCTCAAACCGAACACCCTCTCCGGGAATTCCACATTCTCTGATAGAAAGGCCGGTGATATCCAGGATCTCCCTGATAAAGAATAACCCAAGACCGGTATTCATCCCAAAACCCCGGGTAAATATCTTCTCTTTCTCCTCGTTGGGAACACCACAGCCGTCATCCTCATAAATCAGTAAGAATTCATCATTCTTCCTCTCAAAGGAGACAGAGATGGATTGAACGGTCTTCCCATGCCGAATAGAATTCTCTACCAGGTTGAAAAAAACCTTTTTCAGTAAGGGATCAGCAAAAATAAGGATTTGAACATCTGGAACACGATAGGAAATACCCGATATCATCCGAATAATCAGAGGATCGGCACATATCTCTGAAATATCCTGCCATCCAGGTTTTGTCTGTCCAAGTGACTGGTACTCGGCAGTAAACTCAATCAATTCCTGAACACCCTTTCCAGCTTCCAGAATCATGGCCATATTCTGTTTAATCTCTTCCTCTGACAACGGATAAGACATATCTGTTAAGAATAAAATAATCTGCACCTGATTGAGAATGTCGTGCCTCGTAATGCTTGAGAGCAGATTCAATTTTTTATTCGTCGTTTCAAGAGAATGGGATATCATCTCAAGATCAGCATTCTTCTGCATGAGTGTATCTTCAAGCATCTTTCTCTGGGTAATATCAGCAAATGACACAAAATATGCATCATTCCCCAGGTAGGTTATCATCCTGACCGAAGCATATACCCAAAGCATTCTCCCGTCATGAGTTTTCATCTCCATCAGAACATCATCGACATGACTCTTCGTCTTCAGTTGCTCAGTTATCATGTTCCGGATAGAAATATCCCCATAAAAACGGTCAGAAGGACTCCCAATCAATTCCTCCGCAGGAATCTGAAACTGTTCAACGGTCCGGTAATTTACAAGCAGAATAATATTGTCAGAAGAACGGATGATAACAATCGGAAACGGAGCACCATCAATAAGACTTTTCCACCGGCGTTCACTCTCCCTTAGTTCTTCTTCCAGATTCTTCTGCAGGGTTATATCGGTTAAAAGGATAACTTTGCCTTCTGCCTCACTGGAATCAGAGTATATGGTATCCATTCTGGCTTCGTAAAAGAAATCCTGTTCCTCACCTTTTCGAATGATCTCCTGTCTGCCACGGAATTGACTGGATGCAAAACTCACAAGTTCAGGCCAGGTGGAAGCACAGGTTTTCAGTGATTTTCCTAGGGTTGATTTTGATATATCAAGCAGGCTGGCAGCTGCGGGATTAATATCCACTATCTTCTCTTCATTATTCAGAACAATCATGGGCATTCCCATCCCATCAATAACTGTGCTCCGGGCAATTGGAATAATGTCAAATAATTTGTATCTGAATAATGCAATGCTGTAGAGAATACCCAT comes from Methanospirillum hungatei and encodes:
- a CDS encoding histidine kinase N-terminal 7TM domain-containing protein translates to MDLWYILSGQEISESSIMVSQILFLLLVTSAVIMLGFGLYSRRYTTNPATVPYQLLMYFAAGWSLTYALELSSPTLPVKIFLHNVKFIFLPFLSVFELWLVLTFLRRENWVSGWRFGLLCIIPSLATLLALSSPLHSFFRYNFELIQAGEFSVLKYAPGPFLQIYLIYSYILIFLAFFLLVFIRDETHRIYLKQRIMLALALFLPVIIAFSYDVGLRFIPGVNPAPAFFWVMGILYSIALFRYKLFDIIPIARSTVIDGMGMPMIVLNNEEKIVDINPAAASLLDISKSTLGKSLKTCASTWPELVSFASSQFRGRQEIIRKGEEQDFFYEARMDTIYSDSSEAEGKVILLTDITLQKNLEEELRESERRWKSLIDGAPFPIVIIRSSDNIILLVNYRTVEQFQIPAEELIGSPSDRFYGDISIRNMITEQLKTKSHVDDVLMEMKTHDGRMLWVYASVRMITYLGNDAYFVSFADITQRKMLEDTLMQKNADLEMISHSLETTNKKLNLLSSITRHDILNQVQIILFLTDMSYPLSEEEIKQNMAMILEAGKGVQELIEFTAEYQSLGQTKPGWQDISEICADPLIIRMISGISYRVPDVQILIFADPLLKKVFFNLVENSIRHGKTVQSISVSFERKNDEFLLIYEDDGCGVPNEEKEKIFTRGFGMNTGLGLFFIREILDITGLSIRECGIPGEGVRFEINIPEGKYKIDG